In Porphyrobacter sp. LM 6, one DNA window encodes the following:
- the ilvD gene encoding dihydroxy-acid dehydratase, producing the protein MSQRFDKSKLPSRHVSVGPERAPHRSYYYAMGMTEEEIARPFVGVVSAGNDSAPCNTTLNAQADICREGVIAGGGTPRRFNTITVTDGIAMGHQGMKSSLISREVIADSVEISVRGHCYDALVGFAGCDKSLPGMMMAMLRLNVPSIFVYGGSILPGTHRGNDVTVVDVFEAVGQFAAGNCSLTELIALEKVACPGHGACGGQFTANTMACVGEAIGLSLPNSNMAPAPYRSRDDIAVAAGKQVMELVARNLRPRDICTREAFMNAARVVAATGGSTNAALHLPAMASEAGIEFDLFDVAEVFKSTPYIADLKPGGKYVAKDMHEAGGVYMAMKTLLDGGFIDPNPITVTGKTIGENLEEITWNPDQKVFYDVKSPITPTGGVVGLKGSLAPDGAIVKVAGMARLQFSGPARVFDCEENAFAAVESRDIADGCVIVIRYEGPKGGPGMREMLSTTAALYGQGMGEKVALITDGRFSGATRGFCIGHVGPEAADCGPIALVEDGDIISIDATAGTIDLEVAEDVLAERRAKWQPRTNDYQSGALWRYQQVVGKARYGALTHPGAKAETHVFADI; encoded by the coding sequence ATGTCCCAGCGTTTCGACAAGTCGAAGCTCCCCAGCCGCCACGTTTCGGTCGGCCCGGAGCGCGCCCCGCACCGTTCCTACTACTACGCGATGGGCATGACCGAAGAAGAGATCGCGCGCCCGTTTGTGGGCGTGGTCAGCGCAGGGAACGATTCGGCGCCGTGCAACACCACCTTGAACGCGCAGGCCGATATCTGCCGCGAGGGCGTGATTGCGGGCGGTGGCACCCCGCGCCGGTTCAACACCATCACCGTGACCGATGGCATCGCGATGGGCCACCAGGGCATGAAGTCCTCGCTCATCAGCCGCGAGGTGATCGCGGATTCGGTCGAGATTTCGGTGCGCGGGCACTGCTATGATGCGCTGGTCGGCTTTGCGGGCTGCGACAAGAGCCTGCCGGGCATGATGATGGCGATGCTGCGGCTGAACGTGCCCTCGATCTTCGTCTATGGCGGATCGATCCTGCCCGGAACCCACCGCGGCAATGATGTAACCGTGGTCGATGTGTTCGAAGCGGTCGGCCAGTTCGCCGCCGGCAATTGCTCGCTGACCGAGCTGATCGCGCTCGAAAAGGTTGCCTGTCCCGGCCACGGCGCGTGCGGCGGGCAGTTCACCGCCAACACGATGGCCTGCGTGGGCGAGGCGATCGGCCTGTCCTTGCCCAACAGCAACATGGCGCCTGCGCCCTACCGCTCGCGCGACGATATCGCGGTGGCGGCGGGCAAGCAGGTGATGGAGCTCGTCGCCCGCAACCTGCGCCCGCGCGATATCTGCACCCGCGAGGCGTTCATGAACGCCGCCCGCGTGGTTGCGGCCACCGGCGGTTCGACCAACGCGGCGCTGCACCTGCCCGCGATGGCCAGTGAGGCGGGGATCGAGTTCGATCTGTTCGACGTGGCCGAAGTTTTCAAATCAACGCCTTACATCGCGGACTTGAAGCCTGGCGGCAAGTATGTCGCCAAGGATATGCACGAGGCCGGCGGGGTCTACATGGCAATGAAGACCCTGCTCGATGGCGGGTTCATCGACCCGAACCCGATCACCGTGACCGGCAAGACCATCGGCGAAAACCTCGAAGAGATCACCTGGAACCCCGACCAGAAGGTGTTCTACGACGTGAAGTCCCCGATCACCCCCACCGGCGGCGTGGTCGGCCTCAAGGGCTCGCTTGCGCCTGATGGTGCGATCGTGAAGGTGGCCGGGATGGCGCGGCTCCAGTTCTCGGGCCCCGCGCGGGTGTTCGATTGCGAGGAAAATGCCTTCGCCGCGGTCGAAAGCCGCGACATTGCCGATGGCTGCGTGATCGTGATCCGCTACGAAGGGCCCAAGGGCGGACCCGGCATGCGCGAGATGCTCTCCACCACCGCCGCGCTCTACGGGCAGGGCATGGGCGAGAAGGTCGCGCTGATCACCGACGGGCGCTTCTCGGGAGCGACGCGCGGTTTCTGCATCGGCCATGTCGGCCCCGAAGCCGCCGATTGCGGACCGATCGCGCTGGTCGAGGATGGGGACATCATTTCCATCGACGCGACCGCCGGCACGATCGATCTCGAAGTCGCCGAAGATGTGCTCGCCGAACGCCGGGCCAAGTGGCAGCCGCGCACGAACGACTACCAGTCGGGCGCGCTGTGGCGGTACCAGCAGGTTGTCGGCAAGGCGCGCTACGGGGCGCTCACCCATCCGGGCGCGAAGGCGGAGACCCATGTGTTTGCGGATATCTAG
- a CDS encoding N-formylglutamate amidohydrolase: MTAPFRQIGTPTPGGIVCVADHASNAVPAEISLGIFEHLLHEHIALDIGTEAIAELLARDHAIPGHIAAVSRLVCDLNREETAPGLVPEASDGHPIPGNVGADREARLNRFHRPYHTALEQWLAAAEPKLILSLHSFTPRLETSDAARPWHVGVLYNTDDRAARIAIPLLAAEGLNVGDNLPYSGRDLNYTMNRHAEAEGRAYLGIELRQDLVQTPADHTRWAHILADVAQRVASALT; encoded by the coding sequence GTGACCGCACCCTTCCGCCAGATCGGAACGCCCACCCCGGGCGGGATCGTCTGCGTCGCGGACCATGCCTCCAACGCAGTGCCTGCCGAGATCTCCCTCGGCATCTTCGAGCACCTGCTGCACGAGCACATCGCGCTAGACATTGGCACCGAGGCGATTGCGGAATTGCTGGCGCGGGACCACGCCATTCCCGGCCACATCGCCGCCGTCAGCCGCCTCGTGTGCGATCTCAACCGCGAGGAAACCGCCCCCGGCCTCGTCCCCGAAGCGAGCGACGGGCACCCGATTCCCGGCAATGTCGGCGCGGACAGGGAAGCTCGGTTGAACCGCTTCCACCGCCCCTATCACACCGCTCTTGAGCAATGGCTCGCAGCCGCAGAGCCCAAGCTGATCCTCTCGCTCCACTCCTTCACCCCGCGGCTCGAAACCTCGGACGCCGCACGCCCGTGGCACGTCGGCGTGCTCTACAACACCGATGATCGCGCCGCGCGCATCGCCATTCCGCTGCTCGCGGCCGAGGGCCTGAATGTCGGCGACAACCTTCCCTATTCGGGGCGTGACCTCAATTACACCATGAACCGCCATGCCGAAGCCGAAGGGCGCGCTTATCTCGGGATCGAGCTCCGGCAGGACCTTGTCCAGACCCCCGCCGATCACACGCGCTGGGCGCACATTTTGGCGGATGTTGCGCAAAGGGTTGCGTCGGCGCTCACCTGA
- a CDS encoding 4-(cytidine 5'-diphospho)-2-C-methyl-D-erythritol kinase: MTLAAAAPEIGYAKINLALHVRRRREDGYHELETLFAFVDAGDVLTAMPAEQDSVTTLGEFAGVLDNPFDNLVARALNALPRSQGLAVTLQKNLPVAAGLGGGSADAGAVFRIVEALHGLPDGWQARAAKLGADVPACVLSRTHIGLGTGTEQLAVEDDLAGTPVLLVNPRVPLSTGPVFKAWDGMDRGALPEGPASRIAREGRNDLEAPAISLCPVIAEVLAALRETNPWLARMSGSGATCFALYDTPEARDAAQAAMPSGWWTMVGRLR, from the coding sequence ATGACCCTCGCCGCAGCCGCCCCAGAGATTGGATACGCCAAGATCAACCTCGCGCTGCATGTTCGCAGGCGGAGGGAGGACGGGTATCACGAGCTTGAGACCCTGTTCGCCTTCGTCGATGCGGGCGATGTGCTGACGGCCATGCCCGCCGAGCAGGACAGCGTCACCACGCTGGGCGAGTTTGCGGGGGTGCTCGACAACCCCTTCGACAATCTTGTCGCCCGTGCCCTGAACGCCCTTCCGCGCTCCCAAGGCCTCGCGGTGACGCTGCAGAAGAACCTCCCCGTTGCGGCTGGCCTTGGGGGCGGGTCGGCGGATGCGGGGGCTGTGTTTCGGATTGTCGAGGCGCTTCATGGCCTGCCGGATGGCTGGCAGGCGCGCGCGGCAAAGCTCGGCGCGGATGTGCCCGCCTGCGTGCTCAGCCGCACCCATATCGGCCTCGGCACTGGCACCGAGCAGCTTGCGGTAGAGGACGATCTCGCCGGAACTCCCGTGTTGCTGGTCAACCCGCGCGTGCCGCTCAGCACAGGCCCGGTGTTCAAGGCTTGGGACGGGATGGATCGTGGCGCGCTCCCCGAAGGCCCCGCAAGCCGGATCGCAAGGGAAGGGCGCAATGATCTCGAAGCCCCTGCCATTTCGCTCTGCCCGGTGATCGCCGAGGTGCTTGCGGCTCTGCGCGAAACGAACCCGTGGCTCGCCCGCATGTCCGGCTCGGGCGCGACCTGTTTTGCGCTCTACGACACGCCCGAGGCGCGCGACGCGGCGCAGGCAGCGATGCCCTCCGGCTGGTGGACAATGGTGGGGAGGCTGCGGTGA
- a CDS encoding electron transfer flavoprotein-ubiquinone oxidoreductase — protein MSERESMPCDVVIVGGGVAGLAAAIKLKQINAELEVVVLEKGSEIGAHILSGAVVDPKSLDELLPEWRTMGCPMAETPVTDNWHWVLSKTGKTSMPHAIMPPLMSNHGCYTGSLGNLARWLAEQAEGLGVMVFPGFPAAEVMIDENGAVAGVITQDMGIAADGSHKGDYQPGMEIRAKYTLFAEGARGHLTKQMKAKYDLEANCQPQVYGIGIKELWDIDPKKHKPGRVIHTQGWPLTESDSWGGGFLYHQANGQVALGFVTALDYKNPWVSPYQEFQRWKQHPAIREYLEGGKRVSYGARAINEGGWQSVPKLAFPGGALIGCAAGFVNVPRIKGSHTAMKSGMLAAESIAAAIAAGNEKTELADYDAAVRSSWIAKELQLVQNAQPAVAKYGGDIGTVLAGVDMWMRTLKIGLPISMKHKPDYTYTGRADLYPKIDYPKPDGVISFDRLTNVAYSYTNHAEDQPVHLQVADLGLQASSELDVFGGPSSRYCPAGVYEWLTDEKTGAPKLQINSQNCVHCKTCDIKDPNQNINWVTPEGGGGPNYPNM, from the coding sequence ATGAGCGAACGTGAATCAATGCCCTGCGATGTCGTCATTGTCGGCGGCGGGGTGGCGGGTCTGGCCGCTGCGATCAAGCTCAAGCAGATCAATGCCGAACTTGAAGTGGTCGTTCTCGAAAAGGGCTCGGAAATCGGCGCGCATATCCTTTCGGGCGCGGTGGTCGATCCCAAGTCGCTCGACGAGCTGCTGCCGGAATGGCGCACGATGGGCTGCCCGATGGCGGAAACCCCCGTGACCGATAACTGGCACTGGGTGCTCTCCAAGACCGGCAAGACCTCGATGCCGCACGCGATCATGCCGCCGCTGATGAGCAACCACGGATGCTATACCGGCTCGCTCGGCAATCTGGCGCGCTGGCTGGCCGAACAGGCCGAAGGGCTGGGCGTGATGGTGTTCCCGGGCTTCCCCGCAGCCGAAGTGATGATCGACGAAAACGGCGCGGTGGCCGGCGTGATTACGCAGGACATGGGCATCGCCGCCGATGGCAGCCACAAGGGCGATTACCAGCCCGGGATGGAAATCCGCGCCAAGTACACCCTGTTTGCCGAGGGCGCGCGCGGGCACCTGACCAAGCAGATGAAGGCCAAGTACGACCTAGAGGCGAACTGCCAGCCGCAGGTCTATGGCATCGGCATCAAGGAGCTGTGGGACATCGATCCCAAGAAGCACAAGCCGGGCCGGGTGATCCACACGCAGGGCTGGCCGCTGACCGAGAGCGACAGCTGGGGCGGGGGCTTCCTCTACCATCAGGCCAACGGGCAGGTGGCATTGGGCTTCGTGACCGCGCTCGATTACAAGAACCCCTGGGTCTCGCCCTATCAGGAATTCCAGCGCTGGAAGCAGCACCCGGCGATCCGCGAATACCTCGAAGGCGGCAAGCGCGTCAGCTACGGCGCGCGAGCGATCAACGAGGGCGGCTGGCAGTCGGTGCCCAAGCTCGCCTTCCCCGGCGGCGCGCTGATCGGCTGCGCGGCGGGCTTCGTCAACGTGCCGCGCATCAAGGGCAGCCACACCGCGATGAAGAGCGGGATGCTGGCGGCCGAGAGCATCGCGGCGGCGATTGCTGCCGGCAACGAAAAGACCGAACTTGCCGATTATGATGCTGCCGTGCGTTCGAGCTGGATCGCCAAGGAACTCCAGCTGGTGCAGAACGCCCAGCCGGCGGTTGCCAAGTATGGCGGGGATATCGGCACGGTGCTCGCGGGCGTCGACATGTGGATGCGCACGCTCAAGATCGGCCTGCCGATTTCGATGAAGCACAAGCCGGACTACACCTATACCGGCCGCGCCGATCTCTATCCCAAGATCGACTACCCCAAGCCCGATGGCGTGATCAGCTTCGACCGTTTGACGAACGTTGCCTACAGCTACACCAACCACGCCGAGGACCAGCCGGTCCACCTGCAGGTCGCCGACCTTGGCTTGCAGGCATCGAGCGAACTCGACGTCTTCGGCGGCCCCTCGTCACGCTATTGCCCGGCGGGGGTCTACGAATGGCTGACCGACGAGAAGACCGGCGCGCCCAAGCTCCAGATCAACTCGCAGAACTGCGTCCACTGCAAGACCTGCGACATCAAGGACCCCAACCAGAACATCAACTGGGTAACGCCGGAAGGCGGCGGCGGGCCGAACTATCCGAATATGTGA
- a CDS encoding uracil-DNA glycosylase family protein, with protein MAREFEAALAWWRAAGVDCDFVDDATAWLSKPRKVESQGSPAERAAGSTAVLVPCDIVAGSAAPLLPDTAEPATLMRRDWLGESPPANLDAFHGWWIETLDLAQSRSFPRVLPRGPRGAKLMVLVPQPEMNDTGILLSGPQGRLLANILAAMGLDESEVYIASALPAHTPMADLPALAAGGMDAVTALHITLAQPQRLLLLGIPLEPMLAPLAPPDETPLRGINYNGANTPVMVSEALDAMLDMPPLKTRFWKRWIEWSAA; from the coding sequence TTGGCCCGCGAATTCGAGGCGGCGCTCGCCTGGTGGCGTGCGGCGGGGGTGGATTGCGACTTTGTGGATGACGCTACGGCGTGGTTGTCAAAGCCACGCAAAGTTGAGTCGCAGGGCAGCCCAGCCGAGCGCGCTGCAGGCAGCACCGCAGTGCTGGTCCCCTGCGATATTGTTGCCGGCAGCGCCGCTCCCCTCCTACCCGACACTGCCGAACCGGCTACGCTCATGCGCCGCGACTGGCTGGGCGAATCGCCCCCCGCTAATCTGGATGCGTTCCACGGCTGGTGGATCGAGACCCTCGATCTTGCGCAATCCCGCAGTTTTCCAAGGGTACTCCCGCGCGGGCCGCGGGGCGCGAAGCTTATGGTGTTGGTACCCCAACCCGAGATGAACGACACCGGCATCCTGCTTTCCGGGCCGCAGGGTCGCCTCCTCGCCAACATCCTTGCCGCCATGGGGCTGGATGAAAGCGAAGTCTACATCGCCTCGGCGCTCCCCGCGCACACGCCGATGGCCGATCTTCCGGCGCTGGCGGCGGGCGGGATGGATGCGGTGACCGCGCTGCACATCACGCTGGCACAGCCGCAGCGCCTGCTGCTCCTCGGCATTCCGCTCGAGCCTATGCTCGCCCCGCTTGCCCCGCCGGACGAAACTCCTTTACGGGGAATTAACTATAACGGCGCAAACACTCCGGTGATGGTCAGCGAAGCGCTCGACGCAATGCTGGATATGCCGCCGCTCAAGACCCGGTTCTGGAAGAGATGGATAGAATGGTCAGCCGCTTGA
- a CDS encoding lytic transglycosylase domain-containing protein → MQSRAALAALALTGALTGLALPVAAQAEQAQSAGSLVARWNGGAAASDVVTPMLAQDEREHYRKLFAAIDAEEWSVVEALLVERNDGLLTPIARAEYYTHANSPKVSPEQITAWFNAGTELPQADQIARMGAKRGVTELPALPQPQGFARQPYAPKRILPRPVSDGTMPAETATLILEAIKADNPAEAQRLLTEADLLLSSDARAEWRQRVAWSYYIENNDAAALDLARTVAEGTGEWVAEGSWTEGLAAWRLGQCAAAGDAFARTAARANNVELAAAAHYWAHRAAVRCRQPGEAEQHLAAAAQMDETLYGMLAADQLGIELPAHAPPRAFSRADWDQLARRNNVRIAVALTEIGRPALADEVLRHEAQIGPSRQYDALARLARELGLPATQLFMAHNAPYGTRSDPSLRFPVARWQPVDGWQVDPALAFAHALQESNFRATAVSPANARGLMQITPITVRQHAPTLNMSAPQVNLDDPAVNLAFGQRNLEMLRDAPATGGLLPKIMAAYNAGLTPVARWNLEINDQNDPLLWMESIPYWETRGYVAIVMRNYWMYERAAGLPSPSRRALAQGRWPEFPRAGNTFRSAFLEP, encoded by the coding sequence ATGCAATCGCGTGCCGCACTGGCCGCCCTTGCGTTGACGGGCGCGTTGACAGGGCTGGCACTGCCGGTCGCGGCGCAGGCGGAGCAGGCGCAATCGGCCGGTTCGCTGGTCGCGCGCTGGAACGGCGGCGCTGCGGCATCCGATGTGGTCACCCCTATGCTCGCTCAGGACGAGCGCGAGCATTACCGCAAGCTCTTCGCCGCGATCGACGCCGAGGAATGGAGCGTGGTCGAAGCGCTGCTGGTCGAACGCAACGACGGGCTGCTGACCCCGATCGCGCGCGCCGAATATTACACCCACGCCAACAGCCCCAAGGTCTCTCCCGAACAGATCACCGCCTGGTTCAACGCGGGCACCGAACTGCCGCAGGCCGACCAGATCGCCCGCATGGGCGCCAAACGCGGGGTGACCGAGCTGCCCGCGCTGCCCCAGCCGCAGGGCTTTGCCCGCCAGCCCTATGCGCCCAAGCGCATCCTTCCGCGCCCTGTCAGCGATGGCACCATGCCGGCCGAAACCGCCACCCTGATCCTTGAAGCGATCAAGGCCGACAATCCCGCCGAAGCCCAGCGCCTCCTGACCGAGGCGGATCTGCTGCTCTCCAGCGATGCGCGCGCCGAATGGCGCCAGCGCGTGGCGTGGAGCTATTACATCGAGAACAACGATGCCGCCGCGCTCGATCTCGCCCGCACCGTTGCCGAAGGCACGGGCGAATGGGTCGCCGAAGGATCGTGGACCGAAGGGCTTGCCGCGTGGCGGCTGGGCCAGTGCGCCGCCGCAGGCGATGCCTTTGCCCGCACCGCCGCGCGCGCGAACAATGTCGAACTCGCGGCCGCTGCGCATTACTGGGCCCACCGCGCCGCCGTGCGTTGTCGCCAGCCGGGCGAGGCCGAGCAGCACCTCGCCGCCGCCGCGCAGATGGACGAAACGCTCTACGGGATGCTCGCCGCCGACCAGCTCGGGATCGAGCTGCCCGCCCACGCCCCGCCGCGCGCTTTCAGCCGCGCCGATTGGGACCAGCTGGCGCGCCGCAACAATGTCCGCATCGCTGTTGCGCTGACCGAGATCGGGCGCCCCGCGCTCGCCGATGAAGTGCTCCGCCACGAAGCGCAGATCGGCCCTTCGCGGCAATATGATGCGCTTGCGCGGCTGGCGCGCGAGCTTGGTCTTCCCGCCACGCAATTGTTCATGGCGCACAACGCGCCCTACGGCACCCGCAGCGATCCGTCGCTCCGCTTCCCCGTCGCACGCTGGCAGCCGGTTGATGGCTGGCAGGTCGATCCCGCACTGGCCTTTGCCCATGCGCTGCAAGAATCGAACTTCCGCGCCACCGCAGTCAGCCCGGCCAATGCGCGCGGTCTAATGCAGATCACCCCGATCACCGTGCGCCAGCACGCGCCGACGCTCAACATGAGCGCACCGCAGGTCAATCTCGATGATCCGGCGGTCAATCTCGCCTTCGGCCAGCGCAATCTCGAAATGCTGCGCGATGCGCCGGCGACCGGCGGGCTGCTGCCCAAGATCATGGCCGCCTATAACGCGGGCCTCACGCCGGTCGCGCGCTGGAACCTCGAGATCAACGACCAGAACGATCCGCTGCTGTGGATGGAATCGATCCCCTATTGGGAAACGCGCGGCTATGTCGCAATCGTGATGCGGAACTACTGGATGTATGAACGCGCAGCGGGCCTGCCCTCGCCCAGCCGCCGTGCGCTGGCGCAGGGTCGCTGGCCGGAATTCCCACGCGCAGGCAACACCTTCCGCTCCGCCTTTCTCGAACCCTGA
- the moaB gene encoding molybdenum cofactor biosynthesis protein B yields MAIDATRTFKPINIAVLTVSDTRTAENDTSGDILAERVVSAGHNLAARMIVKDDAKLLAAQFDAWIDDPAIDAVVSTGGTGLTGRDVTPEALSMIAGARDIPGFGELFRWLSFKSIGTSTVQSRACAVVARGTYIFALPGSNGAVKDGWDGILAEQLDSRNRPCNFVELMPRLKEV; encoded by the coding sequence ATGGCGATTGACGCAACCCGCACCTTCAAGCCGATCAATATCGCGGTGCTGACCGTGTCCGACACGCGCACGGCGGAGAACGACACCTCGGGCGATATCCTCGCCGAGCGGGTGGTTTCGGCTGGGCACAATCTCGCCGCGCGGATGATCGTGAAGGACGATGCCAAGCTTCTCGCCGCGCAGTTCGATGCGTGGATCGATGATCCGGCGATTGATGCGGTGGTGAGCACCGGCGGCACCGGCCTCACAGGCCGCGACGTGACGCCCGAGGCGCTCTCGATGATCGCAGGCGCGCGCGACATTCCCGGCTTTGGCGAGCTGTTCCGCTGGCTCAGCTTCAAGTCCATCGGCACCAGCACGGTGCAATCGCGCGCCTGCGCGGTGGTGGCGCGGGGGACCTATATCTTTGCCCTGCCCGGATCGAACGGCGCGGTGAAGGACGGGTGGGACGGCATCCTCGCCGAGCAGCTCGATAGCCGCAACCGGCCGTGCAACTTCGTGGAACTGATGCCGCGGCTGAAGGAAGTTTGA
- a CDS encoding PA0069 family radical SAM protein, whose translation MFHVEHFVKGRGAQSGAVPTRFGLATREVDGDWRDYVQMLDGPPVKLRTTVTEELPKSILTFNQSPDVPFDRSINAYRGCEHGCVYCFARPTHAYHDLSPGLDFETKLFAKPDAAMLLRKTLAKKGYSPKPIAMGTNTDPYQPIERNYRITRQILEVCLETRHPVTITTKSDRVLMDADLLTELAREKLVAVSISVTTLDPVLSAKLEPRCAAPAKRLVALGELVELGVPVHCSLSPIIPAITDEFIEATIARIGALGVQSANWIPLRLPHEVAPLFREWLGVHYPERASKVMGIVREMRGGRDNDPNFHSRFNPQGVWADLIRARFRVACRKAGIGKARFELDCSRFRAPEVGGQLRLL comes from the coding sequence ATGTTCCACGTGGAACATTTTGTCAAAGGACGCGGCGCGCAATCGGGGGCTGTCCCCACCCGCTTCGGCCTCGCCACCCGCGAGGTCGACGGCGACTGGCGTGATTACGTGCAGATGCTGGATGGCCCGCCGGTCAAACTGCGCACCACCGTGACCGAGGAACTCCCCAAATCGATCCTCACCTTCAACCAGTCCCCCGATGTCCCCTTCGACCGCTCGATCAACGCCTATCGCGGGTGCGAGCACGGCTGCGTCTACTGCTTCGCGCGCCCTACCCACGCCTATCACGATCTTTCGCCGGGACTGGATTTCGAGACAAAGCTGTTCGCCAAGCCAGATGCGGCAATGCTCCTCCGCAAGACACTGGCGAAAAAGGGTTATTCGCCAAAGCCGATCGCAATGGGCACCAATACCGACCCCTATCAGCCGATCGAGCGCAACTACCGGATCACCCGCCAGATCCTCGAAGTCTGCCTCGAAACGCGCCACCCCGTCACCATCACCACCAAGTCCGATCGCGTGCTGATGGATGCCGATCTGCTGACGGAACTGGCGCGCGAGAAGCTGGTGGCGGTCTCGATCTCGGTCACCACGCTCGATCCGGTGCTCTCCGCCAAGTTGGAGCCGCGCTGCGCTGCCCCTGCCAAACGGCTGGTAGCACTGGGAGAACTGGTCGAACTGGGCGTGCCGGTGCATTGCTCGCTTTCGCCGATCATCCCGGCAATCACAGATGAATTCATAGAAGCCACCATCGCCCGCATCGGCGCGCTGGGCGTGCAGAGCGCCAACTGGATCCCATTGCGCTTGCCCCACGAAGTCGCGCCGCTGTTCCGCGAATGGCTTGGCGTTCACTACCCCGAGCGCGCCAGCAAGGTGATGGGGATCGTGCGGGAGATGCGAGGGGGCCGCGACAACGACCCCAACTTCCACAGCCGCTTCAACCCGCAAGGCGTATGGGCCGACCTGATCCGCGCGCGCTTCCGGGTGGCGTGCAGGAAGGCGGGGATCGGGAAAGCGCGCTTCGAACTGGATTGCTCGCGCTTCCGGGCGCCCGAGGTGGGCGGGCAGTTGCGGTTGCTCTGA
- a CDS encoding DUF1330 domain-containing protein has product MTCETYIDPSPANFQAFKDLPRDRPINMLNLLLYRDVAEYPEGHEHAGKGWSGRRAYEEYGATSGPIFRRLGGQIIWRGQFETVVTGPEGERWHDAFIAQYPNAGAFFAMIKDPDYQLAVVNRTAALVDSRLVRFAPGEAGEGFG; this is encoded by the coding sequence ATGACCTGCGAGACCTATATCGATCCCTCGCCCGCGAACTTCCAGGCCTTCAAGGACCTGCCGCGTGATAGGCCGATCAACATGCTCAACCTGCTGCTCTACCGCGACGTGGCGGAGTATCCCGAAGGCCACGAACACGCGGGCAAGGGCTGGAGCGGGCGGCGGGCCTATGAGGAATATGGTGCAACCAGCGGCCCAATCTTCCGGCGGCTCGGCGGCCAGATCATCTGGCGCGGGCAGTTTGAAACCGTGGTCACCGGCCCCGAGGGTGAGCGCTGGCACGATGCTTTCATCGCGCAATATCCCAACGCGGGCGCCTTCTTTGCGATGATCAAGGACCCGGATTACCAACTCGCCGTGGTCAACCGCACCGCCGCGCTGGTCGATAGCCGCCTGGTGCGCTTCGCTCCGGGTGAAGCGGGGGAGGGGTTCGGGTAA
- a CDS encoding GNAT family N-acetyltransferase, which translates to MADCVIRPAAVSDAQAVCDIYAWHVANGTATFDMEAPGASAWEAKITDFAARGHPFLVAERNGGVVAYAYAARFRDRAAYAHTCEDSIYVSHAARGGGIGTALLSALIEAARASGFEQMIAVVGGGEPASVALHAKCGFVHAGRMRNVGRKFGRLLDTVYMQRDLREEEPQQ; encoded by the coding sequence TTGGCTGATTGCGTCATCCGGCCTGCGGCTGTCTCGGACGCGCAGGCCGTTTGCGATATCTATGCCTGGCACGTTGCCAACGGCACGGCGACCTTCGACATGGAAGCTCCCGGCGCGTCGGCTTGGGAAGCCAAGATCACCGACTTCGCCGCGCGCGGGCACCCCTTTCTGGTCGCCGAGCGTAACGGCGGGGTGGTTGCCTATGCCTACGCCGCCCGCTTCCGCGACCGCGCCGCCTATGCCCATACCTGCGAGGACAGCATCTATGTGTCGCACGCGGCTCGCGGTGGCGGGATCGGGACGGCGTTGCTGAGCGCGCTGATCGAGGCCGCGCGCGCGAGCGGATTTGAACAGATGATCGCGGTGGTGGGCGGGGGCGAGCCCGCCTCGGTCGCGCTCCATGCCAAGTGCGGCTTTGTCCATGCCGGGCGGATGCGCAATGTCGGGCGCAAATTCGGGCGCTTGCTCGATACCGTGTATATGCAACGCGACCTCAGGGAGGAGGAACCCCAGCAATGA